From a single Aspergillus puulaauensis MK2 DNA, chromosome 2, nearly complete sequence genomic region:
- a CDS encoding C2H2-type zinc finger protein (COG:K;~EggNog:ENOG410PHVP;~InterPro:IPR036236,IPR013087;~PFAM:PF00096), whose protein sequence is MVDQSLGTSPKLEDLSSISEMPGDVNVSKDNSKKAPVTNPANIPPPKTDKPRPHGCTTCGRSFARLEHLKRHERSHTKEKPFECPDCSRCFARRDLLLRHQQKLHMATTPSSRPRNARRESTGAAGAGANRVRKNSIASNSSNMRPRANTISHIDGAGLGLVPNTNPTPGPTGHSGHAYHPSLGSSVGSGIDYRGYSATHQPPVNGLTKLETHGLPMDISGGLRTAPVYGSLEFNIPEYIGHGSTINPAQLHFGGSPQHYGNDAPSSPYGTHHMPQANDAIMEDEYHFDWMQRFDPSLPLGKNNESAIDESSPSAMSTGSQSGISEPMMDGSNQFSMPSVGWQNQFPPHPAASASQFADYSSATFNDLGIPPETVSPKSLMAQNPFAEAYATPPSMTSVGQPMLGAHSQSMPYELTMPQPQPIPLQTPHDGLY, encoded by the exons ATGGTGGACCAAAGCTTGGGCACCAGCCCAAAACTGGAGGACCTCTCCAGTATTTCGGAGATGCCTGGAGACGTCAATG TATCCAAAGACAACTCGAAAAAGGCCCCGGTTACCAACCCGGCCAacatccctcctcccaagaCTGACAAGCCGCGTCCCCACGGCTGTACCACATGCGGTCGGTCATTCGCCCGACTAGAACATCTCAAGCGCCATGAGCGTTCGCACACAAAGGAGAAACCGTTCGAGTGCCCCGATTGTTCACGTTGCTTCGCCCGCCgcgaccttcttctcagACATCAGCAGAAGCTTCATATGGCAACAACCCCATCCTCGCGGCCTCGAAATGCCCGAAGAGAAAGCACTGGTGCCGCTGGTGCGGGAGCAAATCGTGTGCGCAAGAACTCGATAGCGAGCAACTCGAGTAACATGCGCCCGCGCGCGAACACAATCAGCCACATCGACGGAGCTGGGCTTGGGCTCGTCCCCAATACGAACCCGACTCCGGGACCGACTGGCCATTCCGGTCATGCCTATCACCCTAGCCTCGGCTCGTCTGTGGGTTCAGGCATCGACTATCGAGGCTATTCTGCGACCCATCAACCTCCAGTAAATGGGCTCACAAAGCTGGAGACGCATGGATTGCCTATGGATATTTCCGGGGGACTCCGAACTGCGCCGGTATATGGTAGCCTCGAGTTCAATATTCCAGAGTACATCGGTCACGGCAGCACCATCAATCCAGCCCAGCTCCACTTTGGGGGTTCCCCGCAACACTACGGGAATGACgcgccctcttctccatacGGCACCCACCATATGCCTCAAGCCAACGATGCCATTATGGAGGACGAGTACCACTTCGATTGGATGCAGAGATTCGATCCGTCACTGCCACTGGGTAAGAACAATGAATCTGCCATTGATGagtcctcgccctcggctATGAGCACCGGCAGTCAGAGTGGAATCAGTGAGCCTATGATGGATGGGTCAAACCAGTTCTCAATGCCTTCTGTGGGCTGGCAGAACCAGTTTCCACCCCATCCGGCGGCATCCGCGAGTCAGTTCGCCGATTATAGCTCTGCTACTTTTAATGATCTAGGCATTCCACCTGAGACGGTCTCTCCCAAGTCCTTGATGGCTCAAAACCCTTTTGCTGAGGCATATGCCACTCCTCCATCCATGACTTCCGTGGGCCAGCCCATGCTGGGAGCACATTCGCAGAGCA TGCCCTACGAACTCACCATGCCCCAGCCTCAACCGATACCTTTACAGACTCCACACGACGGGCTTTATTAG
- a CDS encoding uncharacterized protein (COG:K;~EggNog:ENOG410PHVP;~InterPro:IPR007219;~PFAM:PF04082;~go_function: GO:0003677 - DNA binding [Evidence IEA];~go_function: GO:0008270 - zinc ion binding [Evidence IEA];~go_process: GO:0006351 - transcription, DNA-templated [Evidence IEA]): MQRFISAYITYFHPHLPFLHIPTLNFQAPEYTNNLRTPSGHLNLSSTGVAGGGGCLILSMAAIGALYEFDTASSKDLFEASKKMIQLYLEERRKADMSMAVSRSASARDNSVHNTPLWLVQAMLLNVIYGHTCGDKTSADIASTHCAALVSLARAAELTRHIDAKDLPQDHLNAGFTGGSDAPGQDSELDVWNQTSFSPPKEKKDWLDWKIVEERKRTVFAIFGASCFLVSAYNHAPALTNSEIRLDLPCEEDLWAAESPQAWKKMGGHLASKKNVAFSSALTMLLTAGRRAQSSGPGIAAEDPKSGDLTPSSFGCFVLIYAIHNYIWETRQRHMGRQWTARETDAMRAHIEPALRAWQTAWSTNPQHSLERPNPWGAGPLSADSIPLLDLAYVRLYVDLGRCKEAFWQRDWNAMADELARGTDMDNAPDGIPSDVLDPSITEDVMQMGVRRDSVADLGVGELAISQTPTQERPMHPLLGVYRPGQTKREKLLRRAACYAADSFAMSNHLGNTFADFTCRELPLQSAMCTFDCAEVLAEWVTTVQERVGSYLGILGRDEVDFSQAVQSMLLEDEDCKLLEKIEGIIASIEEKMQKDVHNSAAAAGIHGLQRLSGNKEGGYGCMILLTTASLLDRASVWPVMKIMARSLESQAMRLKERAEHSTISATH, translated from the exons ATGCAGCGCTTTATCTCCGCATACATAACATATTTCCATCCTCATTTACCTTTCCTACACATACCCACTCTAAATTTCCAGGCACCCGAGTACACCAATAATCTGCGCACTCCAAGCGGCCATCTTAACCTCAGCTCCACTGGCGttgccggtggtggaggctGCTTGATCCTCTCCATGGCAGCCATTGGCGCCCTTTACGAATTTGACACCGCATCCTCAAAGGATCTCTTCGAAGCCTCTAAGAAGATGATTCAGCTTTATCTCGAAGAGCGCCGGAAGGCTGACATGTCAATGGCTGTTTCTCGTTCCGCAAGTGCACGCGATAATTCTGTGCACAACACCCCTCTTTGGCTAGTGCAGGCGATGCTACTCAACGTTATCTACGGCCATACGTGTGGTGACAAGACTTCTGCCGATATTGCAAGTACTCACTGCGCGGCCCTTGTTAGTCTTGCGCGTGCTGCTGAATTGACACGCCATATCGACGCGAAAGATCTTCCACAGGACCACCTAAACGCCGGCTTTACTGGTGGGAGTGACGCGCCGGGACAAGACTCGGAATTGGACGTCTGGAACCAAACCTCGTTCAGTCCGcccaaagagaagaaagactgGCTGGATTGGAAGATTGTCGAGGAACGGAAACGGACAGTATTTGCGATTTTCGGCGCCTCATGTTTCCTGGTCTCGGCCTACAACCACGCACCTGCTTTGACCAATTCCGAAATTCGTCTGGACCTACCCTGTGAGGAGGATCTCTGGGCTGCAGAATCACCCCAAGCCTGGAAGAAAATGGGCGGTCATCTTGCCTCGAAGAAAAACGTTGCTTTCTCTTCCGCCCTGACAATGTTATTGACTGCTGGTCGGCGAGCACAGAGTTCTGGTCCCGGCATTGCCGCCGAGGACCCGAAAAGCGGCGACCTTACACCCAGCTCTTTTGGCTGCTTCGTGTTAATTTACGCCATACACAACTACATCTGGGAAACTCGCCAGCGCCATATGGGTCGGCAATGGACTGCAAGGGAGACGGATGCTATGCGAGCCCACATCGAGCCTGCTCTACGGGCATGGCAAACGGCGTGGTCCACGAATCCTCAGCACAGCCTAGAGCGACCGAATCCCTGGGGGGCCGGCCCTCTCTCCGCCGATAGCATTCCTCTATTAGACCTTGCCTATGTTCGGCTTTATGTTGATCTAGGGCGCTGCAAGGAGGCGTTCTGGCAGCGCGACTGGAATGCCATGGCTGATGAGCTAGCTCGTGGAACGGATATGGACAATGCTCCAGACGGTATTCCGTCAGACGTTTTGGATCCGTCAATCACGGAAGATGTAATGCAGATGGGTGTCCGGCGTGACTCAGTAGCCGACCTTGGCGTGGGAGAGCTTGCTATATCACAAACTCCTACGCAAGAGCGACCGATGCACCCCCTATTGGGTGTATACCGGCCTGGGCAGACCAAACGCGAAAAACTTCTACGCAGAGCAGCATGTTACGCCGCAGATTCATTCGCCATGTCTAATCACCTAGGTAACACTTTCGCTGATTTCACCTGCCGGGAACTCCCTCTCCAGAGCGCAATGTGTACCTTTGACTGCGCTGAAGTCCTCGCCGAATGGGTCACAACAGTCCAAGAACGTGTAGGGTCGTATCTAGGAATCCTGGGTcgagatgaggttgatttTTCACAAGCCGTCCAGAGCAtgcttcttgaagatgaagactGCAAGCTTTTGGAAAAGATCGAGGGTATAATTGCCAGCATTGAAGAGAAGATGCAAAAAGATGTGCACAACAGTGCGGCTGCAGCGGGAATACACGGCTTACAACGACTGTCAGGAAATAAGGAGGGAGGGTATGGCTGTATGATACTACTTACTACGGCCAGCCTTCTCGACAGGGCGTCCGTATGGCCAG TGATGAAAATTATGGCTCGGTCCCTCGAGTCCCAAGCAATGCGATTAAAGGAACGTGCAGAGCATTCAACCATTAGCGCAACTCATTAA